The following proteins are co-located in the Neisseria sp. Marseille-Q6792 genome:
- the katA gene encoding catalase KatA, with protein MTTSKCPVTHLTMNNGAPVADNQNSLTAGPRGPLLAQDLWLNEKLADFVREVIPERRMHAKGSGAFGTFTVTHDITKYTRAKIFSEVGKKTEMFARFTTVAGERGAADAERDIRGFALKFYTEEGNWDVVGNNTPVFFLRDPRKFPDLNKAVKRDPRTNMRSATNNWDFWTLLPEALHQVTIVMSDRGIPASYRHMHGFGSHTYSFWNEAGERFWVKFHFRSQQGIKNLTNEEAAKIIADDRESHQRDLYEAIERGEFPKWTMYIQVMPEADAEKVPYHPFDLTKVWPKKDYPLIEVGEFELNRNPENFFADVEQSAFAPSNLVPGIGASPDKMLQARLFNYADAQRYRLGVNFRQIPVNRPRCPVHSNQRDGQGRADGNYGSLPHYEPNSFGQWQQQPDFAEPPLKINGDAAHWDYRQDDDDYFSQPRALFNLMNDAQKQALFGNTAAAMGDAPNFIKYRHIRNCYRCDPAYGEGVAKALGLTVEDAQAARATDPALGQAGLL; from the coding sequence ATGACTACCTCCAAATGCCCCGTAACCCATCTGACCATGAACAACGGCGCGCCCGTTGCCGACAATCAAAACAGCCTGACCGCCGGTCCGCGCGGCCCTCTGCTGGCGCAGGATTTGTGGCTGAATGAAAAACTCGCCGACTTCGTACGCGAAGTCATCCCCGAACGCCGTATGCACGCCAAAGGTTCGGGCGCGTTCGGTACGTTTACCGTAACGCACGATATCACCAAATACACCCGCGCCAAAATCTTCAGCGAAGTCGGCAAAAAAACCGAAATGTTCGCCCGTTTCACCACCGTGGCAGGCGAACGCGGCGCAGCCGATGCGGAACGCGACATCCGCGGCTTTGCGTTGAAGTTCTATACCGAAGAAGGCAACTGGGATGTGGTCGGCAACAACACGCCTGTGTTCTTCCTGCGCGACCCGCGTAAGTTCCCCGACCTGAACAAAGCCGTCAAACGCGATCCGCGCACCAATATGCGTTCCGCCACAAACAACTGGGACTTCTGGACGCTGCTGCCTGAAGCGTTGCACCAAGTTACCATCGTCATGAGCGACCGCGGTATTCCCGCCAGCTACCGCCATATGCACGGCTTCGGTTCGCATACATACAGCTTCTGGAACGAAGCAGGCGAGCGTTTCTGGGTGAAATTTCATTTCCGCAGCCAACAAGGCATTAAAAACCTGACCAACGAAGAAGCCGCAAAAATCATCGCCGATGACCGTGAAAGCCATCAGCGCGACCTGTACGAAGCCATCGAGCGCGGCGAGTTTCCGAAATGGACGATGTACATCCAAGTGATGCCCGAAGCCGATGCGGAAAAAGTGCCTTATCATCCCTTCGACCTGACCAAAGTTTGGCCGAAAAAAGACTATCCGCTGATTGAAGTGGGCGAATTCGAGTTGAACCGCAATCCCGAAAACTTCTTCGCCGATGTGGAACAATCCGCCTTCGCACCGAGCAACCTCGTTCCCGGTATCGGCGCGAGCCCGGATAAAATGCTGCAAGCCCGTTTGTTCAATTACGCCGACGCGCAACGCTACCGCTTGGGCGTGAACTTCCGCCAAATCCCCGTTAACCGCCCGCGTTGCCCTGTTCACAGCAACCAGCGCGACGGTCAAGGCCGCGCCGACGGCAACTACGGCAGCCTGCCGCACTACGAACCCAACAGCTTCGGTCAATGGCAGCAACAACCCGACTTCGCCGAACCGCCTTTGAAAATCAACGGCGACGCGGCACACTGGGACTACCGCCAAGACGATGACGACTACTTCAGCCAACCGCGCGCCCTGTTCAACCTGATGAACGACGCGCAGAAACAGGCATTGTTCGGCAACACCGCCGCAGCCATGGGCGATGCGCCTAACTTCATCAAATACCGCCATATCCGCAACTGCTACCGTTGCGACCCGGCATACGGCGAAGGCGTGGCCAAAGCCCTTGGACTGACTGTCGAAGATGCCCAAGCCGCCCGCGCGACCGACCCCGCACTGGGTCAGGCCGGTTTGCTGTAA
- the rpoN gene encoding RNA polymerase factor sigma-54 has product MTLLGIKLKQTQQLNQRLQQSLRVLQMSGIELEREVENWLSDNPLLERKDTDEFSDAEFSHYTAPARQIGGDEGEDMLSNIAGEEDFKQYLHAQVCEHPLSDQEAACVHILIDFLDEQGYLTDSIEDILDHTPLEWMLDEAMLQHALTALKKFDPAGVAAADLTESLILQIERLGECAAKPAALHIVRNALDSIDGNRSQTLARIKKRLPQTDSGTLEAALDLIASLNPFPAAGFASSTPTPYIRPDVWVEESRDGWTVSFNEDSLPPLQMNSEYCELMPSEGLSPEWKEKISEARQRIDSLELRKATVVLLAEYIVKHQADFFTFGEIGLVPLMMKDAAAELGVAESTVSRAANQKYLSCPRGVFALRYFFTQAVQMEEGKEAVSQHAVKAALSQLVGSEDKRKPYSDEALANLLAFRGMEVSRRTIAKYRESLEIPAAHKRKTAE; this is encoded by the coding sequence ATGACGTTACTCGGAATAAAGCTCAAACAGACCCAGCAGCTCAACCAGCGGCTGCAACAATCTTTGCGCGTATTGCAGATGTCGGGTATCGAACTTGAACGCGAGGTCGAAAACTGGCTGTCGGACAATCCTCTGCTCGAACGCAAAGACACGGATGAATTTTCGGATGCCGAATTCAGCCATTACACCGCGCCCGCGCGCCAAATCGGCGGAGACGAAGGCGAAGATATGCTGTCCAACATCGCCGGCGAAGAAGATTTCAAGCAATACCTGCACGCGCAAGTGTGCGAACACCCGCTTTCCGACCAAGAAGCCGCCTGTGTCCACATCCTTATCGATTTCCTTGACGAGCAGGGTTATCTGACCGACAGCATCGAAGACATCCTCGACCATACGCCCTTGGAGTGGATGTTGGATGAAGCAATGCTGCAACATGCGCTGACCGCATTGAAAAAATTCGACCCAGCAGGCGTGGCCGCCGCCGATTTGACCGAATCGCTGATACTGCAGATAGAAAGATTGGGCGAATGTGCTGCCAAACCCGCCGCCCTGCATATCGTCCGAAACGCCCTCGACAGCATTGACGGCAACCGCAGCCAAACCCTCGCGCGAATAAAAAAACGCCTGCCCCAAACCGACAGCGGCACACTCGAAGCCGCACTCGACCTCATTGCTTCGCTCAATCCCTTTCCCGCCGCCGGTTTTGCCTCGTCCACGCCCACGCCGTATATCCGCCCGGATGTCTGGGTTGAGGAAAGTAGAGACGGCTGGACGGTTAGTTTCAACGAAGACTCCCTGCCTCCTCTGCAAATGAACAGCGAATATTGCGAACTGATGCCGTCTGAAGGCCTCTCGCCCGAATGGAAGGAAAAAATCAGCGAAGCCAGACAACGTATCGATTCGCTCGAATTGAGGAAAGCAACCGTCGTCCTCCTTGCCGAATACATCGTTAAACATCAGGCAGACTTTTTCACTTTTGGCGAAATCGGACTCGTCCCCCTGATGATGAAAGATGCCGCCGCCGAATTGGGTGTGGCAGAAAGTACCGTTTCCCGCGCGGCCAACCAAAAATATTTGTCTTGCCCGCGCGGAGTGTTTGCGCTACGCTATTTCTTCACGCAGGCAGTTCAAATGGAAGAAGGTAAAGAAGCCGTCAGCCAACACGCCGTTAAAGCCGCACTCTCCCAGCTTGTCGGCAGCGAAGACAAACGCAAGCCCTATTCTGACGAGGCACTCGCCAACCTGCTGGCTTTCCGCGGCATGGAGGTTTCCCGCCGCACCATTGCCAAATACAGAGAATCCCTTGAGATTCCGGCAGCACACAAACGCAAAACCGCAGAATAA
- the raiA gene encoding ribosome-associated translation inhibitor RaiA yields the protein MNLKITGLNFDVTEAIKNHVSKKLERINRHASDIISITVTLSVEKAGHKAEADVHLAGKDLHVESDGQDMYAAIDTLTDKLDRAVLKHKEKIGEVRN from the coding sequence ATGAATCTGAAAATCACCGGTCTGAATTTTGACGTTACCGAAGCCATCAAAAACCACGTTTCCAAGAAACTGGAGCGCATCAACCGCCACGCTTCGGACATCATTTCTATAACTGTAACGCTGTCTGTGGAAAAAGCCGGCCATAAGGCCGAGGCAGACGTACACCTTGCCGGTAAAGACCTGCACGTCGAGTCCGACGGTCAGGACATGTATGCCGCCATCGACACCCTGACAGACAAACTTGACCGCGCCGTATTGAAACACAAAGAAAAAATCGGCGAAGTCCGCAACTAA
- the murU gene encoding N-acetylmuramate alpha-1-phosphate uridylyltransferase MurU has product MKAMILAAGRGERMRPLTDTTPKPLLDVAGKPLIGWHLCRLKQAGFTEIVINHAWLGRQIEDALGDGSAYGVNIAYSPEPEGGLETAGGIAQALPLLGGQPFLVVNGDVLTDIDFAAAHRKASPLPEHISAHLWLVENPPHHPDGDFLLLPDGSVRPEVSGGNGLTFSGVGIYRPEMFDGIEAGSVAKLAPVLRGEMRQNRVSGQKYTGLWLDVGTVDRLKEAQAVAGAWK; this is encoded by the coding sequence ATGAAAGCGATGATACTGGCGGCAGGACGCGGCGAGCGTATGCGCCCTTTGACCGATACCACTCCGAAGCCGCTGCTTGATGTGGCGGGTAAGCCTCTAATCGGTTGGCACTTATGCCGTCTGAAGCAGGCGGGGTTTACCGAAATCGTTATCAACCACGCTTGGCTGGGTCGGCAGATAGAAGATGCTTTGGGCGACGGCTCGGCTTATGGTGTGAACATCGCCTATTCGCCCGAACCTGAAGGCGGCTTGGAAACCGCAGGCGGTATCGCGCAGGCATTGCCGCTGTTGGGTGGGCAGCCGTTTTTGGTGGTCAACGGCGACGTGCTGACCGATATTGATTTTGCAGCGGCGCACCGGAAGGCATCGCCCCTGCCCGAGCATATTTCCGCACATTTGTGGCTGGTGGAAAATCCCCCGCACCATCCCGACGGTGATTTTTTGTTGCTGCCCGACGGCAGCGTGCGTCCGGAAGTATCCGGCGGCAACGGATTGACATTCAGCGGCGTGGGTATTTACCGTCCTGAAATGTTTGACGGAATCGAAGCGGGCAGTGTGGCGAAACTCGCGCCCGTATTGCGTGGCGAAATGCGGCAAAACCGCGTGAGCGGTCAGAAGTATACGGGCTTGTGGCTGGATGTCGGTACGGTAGACCGTCTGAAAGAGGCTCAAGCCGTTGCAGGGGCTTGGAAGTAA
- the hpaC gene encoding 4-hydroxyphenylacetate 3-monooxygenase, reductase component, producing MTDLQKEFQTSFRDAMASCAAGVHVITTEGSAGRYGITMTAVTPVTDEPPTVMLCINRKARIIPILSENGSLCINTLADEHQDVAEHFAGLTNLSPEERFAYHIWHYGKTGQPEIEGALAHLHGHIVGQHEIGTHFVFYVMLDEIKNCVGKRPALLYFRRQFRSLD from the coding sequence ATGACGGATTTGCAGAAAGAATTTCAAACCTCATTCCGTGATGCGATGGCATCTTGCGCGGCAGGTGTTCATGTCATTACGACAGAGGGATCGGCAGGACGTTACGGCATCACGATGACTGCGGTTACACCGGTTACGGACGAGCCTCCAACCGTGATGCTGTGTATCAACCGTAAAGCCCGTATCATTCCGATACTGTCGGAAAACGGCAGCCTGTGCATCAATACGTTGGCAGACGAACATCAGGATGTGGCCGAACATTTTGCCGGATTGACCAATCTTTCACCCGAAGAACGTTTTGCCTATCATATTTGGCATTACGGTAAAACCGGACAACCTGAAATAGAAGGAGCGTTGGCGCACCTGCACGGGCATATTGTCGGCCAACATGAAATTGGCACACATTTTGTGTTTTACGTCATGCTCGACGAAATCAAAAACTGCGTGGGCAAACGTCCCGCGCTGCTGTATTTCAGACGGCAGTTTAGGTCTTTAGACTGA
- the nadR gene encoding MarR family adhesin repressor NadR, whose translation MPTQSKHASINIGLIQAREALMTQFRPILNQANITDQQWRIIRLLAENGTLDFQDLANQACILRPSLTGILTRLEKAGLVVRLKPSNDQRRVFLKLTAEGEKLYEEIGEEVDERYDAIEEVLSREKMMLLKDLLAELAQIEDLLNS comes from the coding sequence ATGCCTACCCAATCAAAACATGCGTCTATCAATATCGGTCTGATACAGGCAAGGGAAGCCTTGATGACCCAATTCAGGCCTATTCTGAACCAGGCAAATATCACCGATCAGCAATGGCGGATTATCCGTCTTTTGGCGGAAAACGGCACGCTGGACTTTCAAGATTTGGCGAATCAGGCGTGCATCCTGCGCCCCAGCCTGACCGGTATCCTGACCCGTCTTGAAAAAGCGGGTTTGGTTGTCCGCCTGAAACCTTCCAACGACCAACGCCGTGTTTTTCTGAAGCTGACTGCCGAGGGCGAGAAGCTGTATGAGGAAATCGGCGAAGAAGTAGACGAACGCTACGATGCTATCGAAGAAGTGTTGTCTCGCGAGAAAATGATGCTGCTTAAGGATTTGCTGGCGGAACTTGCACAAATCGAGGATTTGTTGAATTCGTAA
- a CDS encoding protein disulfide oxidoreductase yields the protein MKKKLLSGIKFAVQTALVFLLVSLFLDWVRKPDEPAGAAGRPLTLLSGQRLTLGQFSRDKAVLVYFWGSWCGVCRYQSPIIDDLAADGVSVVGVAIRSGSSDEVSAYMKKRGLGFPSVNDEDGGLARSWQIKATPTVILVKNGKIVHYTTGISSYWGLRARIFQADVFG from the coding sequence ATGAAGAAAAAACTGCTTTCGGGCATAAAATTTGCCGTTCAGACGGCATTGGTGTTTTTATTGGTGTCGCTGTTTTTGGATTGGGTACGCAAGCCCGACGAACCTGCCGGGGCGGCAGGGCGGCCTTTGACCCTGCTGTCGGGGCAGCGGCTAACTTTGGGACAGTTTAGCCGGGATAAGGCGGTGCTGGTGTATTTTTGGGGGAGCTGGTGCGGGGTGTGCCGTTATCAGTCTCCGATAATCGATGATTTGGCGGCCGACGGTGTGTCGGTCGTCGGGGTGGCGATACGTTCGGGCAGTTCGGACGAAGTTTCTGCGTATATGAAAAAACGCGGATTGGGTTTTCCGAGCGTTAATGATGAGGACGGCGGTTTGGCAAGATCTTGGCAGATTAAGGCAACGCCGACTGTCATTTTGGTCAAAAATGGGAAAATAGTTCACTATACGACGGGAATCAGCAGTTATTGGGGCTTGCGCGCAAGAATTTTTCAGGCGGATGTTTTCGGTTAA
- the apbC gene encoding iron-sulfur cluster carrier protein ApbC gives MNIQNIRTLLETVSIPNTARTLGSEKAVRSVEQHSDGIHIALHFGFPVAHIASETADRIQEILMPLTGDTHIHLSMDTEIGTHKVQPGVTTIKGVKNIIAVASGKGGVGKSTTTANLATAMARMGARVGVLDADLYGPSQPTMLGVDDRKPDQKNQKLIPVESPDGIQVMSIGFLVDTDQAVVWRGPMVSQALQQLMFQSEWDEVDYLFIDLPPGTGDIQLTLSQRIPVTGSVIVTTPQDIALIDARKAVDMFRKVNIPILGVLENMSVHICSNCGHSEALFGTDGGKDLAARLNVPLLGQLPLSLPVREAMDGGVAAQLFDEHPAIARIYTDAAFQIALSIADKGKDFSSRFPKIVVE, from the coding sequence ATGAATATACAAAATATCCGCACCCTCCTTGAAACTGTCAGTATTCCGAATACAGCACGCACACTCGGCAGCGAAAAGGCCGTCCGATCGGTCGAACAGCATTCAGACGGCATCCATATCGCCCTGCATTTCGGTTTCCCTGTCGCGCACATTGCCTCAGAAACAGCCGACCGCATACAGGAAATCCTGATGCCGCTGACAGGCGACACACACATCCATCTGTCCATGGACACGGAAATCGGCACACACAAAGTCCAGCCCGGCGTTACCACTATCAAAGGTGTGAAAAACATCATTGCCGTCGCATCGGGAAAAGGCGGCGTGGGCAAATCAACCACCACCGCCAACCTTGCCACCGCGATGGCGCGCATGGGCGCACGCGTCGGCGTGCTCGATGCCGACCTTTACGGCCCGAGCCAACCGACCATGTTGGGTGTGGACGACCGCAAACCCGACCAGAAAAACCAAAAACTGATTCCTGTCGAATCTCCAGACGGCATACAGGTCATGTCCATCGGCTTTCTGGTTGACACCGACCAAGCCGTTGTTTGGCGCGGCCCGATGGTCAGTCAGGCATTGCAGCAGCTGATGTTCCAAAGCGAGTGGGACGAAGTGGACTATCTTTTCATCGACCTGCCCCCGGGTACGGGCGACATCCAACTCACGCTGTCCCAGCGCATCCCCGTAACCGGTTCCGTCATCGTAACCACGCCGCAGGACATCGCGCTGATAGACGCGCGCAAGGCTGTGGATATGTTCCGCAAAGTCAACATTCCCATTTTAGGCGTATTGGAAAATATGTCCGTCCATATCTGCTCCAACTGCGGGCACAGCGAAGCACTGTTCGGCACGGACGGCGGCAAAGATTTGGCCGCACGCCTCAATGTCCCTCTACTCGGACAGCTTCCCTTAAGCCTGCCCGTACGCGAAGCGATGGACGGAGGGGTGGCGGCACAACTGTTCGACGAACACCCCGCCATCGCCCGAATCTACACCGATGCAGCATTCCAAATCGCTCTGAGCATTGCCGACAAAGGCAAAGATTTCAGCAGCCGGTTCCCCAAAATCGTAGTCGAGTGA